The following coding sequences lie in one Steroidobacter denitrificans genomic window:
- the cysQ gene encoding 3'(2'),5'-bisphosphate nucleotidase CysQ: MSTLEPAALLERIVDIARRAGEEILEVYASQDAGARTKADDSPVTLADLRAHSVIEGALQALTPEIPLLSEESAQLLPYEQRARWSRYWLVDPLDGTREFLARNGEFTVNIALIEAHAPTLGVVHVPVRKTTYAGLPGVGAWRRHGTAAAEPIHVQARAASPVRVVGSKSHRGTSLDGLLAQLGPHELLSVGSSLKFCLIAEGTADLYPRLGPTSEWDTAAAQAVVCAAGGAVVKLDGTPLTYNAKAEILNPHFLVYADRQRDWLALLKV, translated from the coding sequence ATGAGTACACTCGAGCCGGCAGCGCTGCTGGAGCGCATCGTTGACATCGCCCGGCGGGCGGGCGAGGAGATTCTCGAGGTCTACGCCTCCCAGGATGCAGGTGCACGCACCAAGGCGGACGACTCGCCGGTGACACTTGCGGACCTGCGCGCGCACAGCGTGATCGAAGGGGCGCTACAGGCGCTGACACCTGAGATTCCGCTGCTCTCGGAAGAGTCGGCGCAGCTGCTGCCTTACGAGCAGCGCGCCCGCTGGAGCCGTTACTGGCTGGTCGATCCGCTCGACGGCACCAGGGAGTTTCTGGCGCGCAACGGCGAATTCACGGTCAATATCGCGCTCATCGAGGCTCACGCGCCGACGCTCGGCGTGGTGCATGTACCGGTGCGCAAGACGACCTATGCCGGGCTACCCGGCGTAGGTGCCTGGCGCCGCCACGGTACGGCGGCTGCCGAGCCCATCCATGTCCAGGCCCGCGCGGCTTCGCCCGTGCGGGTGGTGGGCAGCAAATCGCATCGGGGCACCTCCCTGGATGGCCTACTGGCCCAGCTGGGGCCTCACGAATTGTTATCCGTGGGCAGTTCGCTGAAATTTTGCCTGATCGCCGAGGGGACGGCCGACCTCTATCCGCGCCTCGGCCCCACCAGCGAGTGGGACACCGCCGCGGCCCAGGCGGTGGTGTGCGCTGCGGGCGGTGCGGTAGTGAAGCTGGACGGGACACCGCTCACCTACAATGCCAAGGCCGAGATCCTCAATCCCCACTTCCTGGTCTATGCAGACCGGCAACGCGACTGGCTGGCGCTGCTGAAGGTCTGA
- the cysN gene encoding sulfate adenylyltransferase subunit CysN: MAHQSELIATDIEAYLQAHQHKSLLRFITCGSVDDGKSSLIGRLLYESKMIFEDQLAALEADSRKVGTRGGELDFALLVDGLAAEREQGITIDVAYRFFSTDKRKFIVADTPGHEQYTRNMVTGASTADLAVILIDARKGVLTQTRRHSFLVSLLGIRRVVLAVNKMDLVGYSHEIFTTILQEYRDFAGQIGLEDITAIPMSAVYGDNIVDPGTNMSWYRGPTLMHHLETVEVDEELSTKPFRLPVQWVNRPNHEFRGFAGRIASGTVHRGDRIRVLPSGRESRIAGIVTANGNLDSAMAGQSVTLTLDTEIDISRGDVIAAADVPPQVADQFEATIVWMHDEPMLQGRSYLMKIGTRMVSATVAPVKHKINVNTLEQTAAERLELNDIGVCELELDRPIPFEPYATDHTLGGFILIDRLSNNTMGAGLLHFALRRSHNVHWQALDVNKQVRSQLKAQKACVLWLTGLSGAGKSTIANLIEKRLLSRGRHTYLLDGDNVRHGLNKDLGFTAQDRVENIRRVAEVAKLMVDAGLIVLVSFISPFRAERRMARELLEPGEFFEVFVDTPLAVAEERDVKGLYKKARSGELKNFTGIDSPYEPPENCEIHIDTLKLSSEQAADRIVEQLAAAGLLSSKI, encoded by the coding sequence ATGGCTCACCAGTCCGAACTCATCGCCACCGATATCGAGGCCTATCTACAGGCCCACCAGCATAAAAGCCTGCTGCGTTTCATTACCTGCGGCTCGGTCGATGACGGCAAGTCCTCACTCATCGGCCGGCTGCTGTATGAATCGAAAATGATCTTCGAGGATCAGCTTGCGGCCCTGGAGGCCGATTCCAGGAAAGTCGGCACTCGCGGCGGTGAACTCGACTTTGCGCTGCTGGTCGACGGACTGGCTGCCGAGCGCGAACAAGGCATCACCATCGATGTCGCCTACCGCTTTTTTTCCACGGACAAGCGCAAATTCATCGTGGCCGATACTCCGGGACATGAGCAATATACGCGCAACATGGTCACCGGCGCCTCCACGGCCGATCTGGCCGTGATCCTTATCGATGCGCGCAAAGGCGTGCTCACCCAGACGCGCCGCCACAGCTTCCTCGTCTCGCTGCTGGGTATCCGTCGCGTCGTATTGGCGGTGAACAAGATGGATCTGGTCGGCTACTCACATGAAATCTTCACGACGATCCTGCAGGAGTATCGGGATTTCGCCGGCCAGATCGGGCTCGAGGACATCACGGCGATCCCGATGTCGGCGGTTTATGGCGACAACATCGTCGATCCAGGTACGAACATGTCCTGGTACCGAGGCCCGACGCTCATGCACCACCTCGAAACCGTGGAGGTCGACGAGGAACTTTCCACCAAGCCCTTTCGCCTGCCGGTACAATGGGTAAACCGCCCGAACCATGAATTTCGCGGCTTTGCCGGACGCATCGCCAGCGGCACGGTGCACCGTGGCGATCGAATTCGTGTGCTGCCTTCGGGACGCGAAAGCCGCATCGCCGGCATTGTCACCGCGAACGGGAATCTCGATTCCGCGATGGCCGGACAATCCGTAACTCTCACGCTCGACACCGAGATCGACATCAGCCGTGGCGACGTGATCGCCGCGGCTGATGTCCCACCGCAAGTCGCCGATCAGTTCGAGGCGACGATCGTGTGGATGCACGATGAGCCGATGCTCCAGGGCCGTTCGTATCTCATGAAGATCGGTACGCGCATGGTGTCGGCCACCGTGGCGCCGGTCAAGCACAAGATCAATGTCAACACGCTGGAGCAGACCGCTGCCGAGCGCCTCGAGCTCAACGACATCGGCGTGTGCGAACTGGAGCTGGATCGCCCCATCCCTTTCGAGCCGTATGCCACGGATCACACGCTCGGCGGCTTCATTCTTATCGACCGTCTCAGCAACAACACCATGGGTGCGGGGTTGCTGCATTTTGCACTGCGGCGTTCACACAACGTGCACTGGCAGGCACTCGATGTGAACAAGCAGGTGCGCTCACAGCTCAAGGCTCAGAAGGCGTGCGTGCTATGGCTCACCGGACTTTCGGGCGCCGGCAAATCCACGATCGCCAATTTGATCGAGAAACGTCTGCTCTCCAGGGGACGGCATACCTATCTGCTGGACGGCGACAACGTGCGTCACGGCTTGAACAAGGACCTGGGATTCACCGCCCAGGATCGTGTCGAGAACATTCGCCGCGTGGCCGAGGTGGCCAAACTCATGGTCGACGCCGGACTGATCGTGCTGGTCTCCTTCATCTCGCCTTTCCGCGCCGAACGGCGCATGGCACGCGAACTTCTCGAGCCAGGCGAATTTTTCGAAGTATTCGTCGATACGCCGCTGGCGGTGGCGGAAGAGCGCGATGTGAAAGGCCTTTACAAGAAGGCACGCAGCGGCGAGTTGAAAAACTTTACCGGTATCGACTCCCCGTATGAACCACCGGAGAACTGCGAAATCCATATCGATACGCTCAAGCTTTCCTCCGAACAGGCCGCCGACCGGATCGTCGAACAGCTGGCGGCCGCCGGCCTGCTGAGCAGCAAGATATGA
- the cysD gene encoding sulfate adenylyltransferase subunit CysD, protein MSRAASVTASNVTVSSSNRLTHLQRLEAESIQIFREVVAECDKPVMLYSIGKDSSVMLHLAMKAFYPAPPPFPLMHVDTTWKFRAMYEFRDRMAREVGMELIVHVNPDGIAQRINPFTHGSQVHTDVMKTQGLKQALDKYGFDAAFGGARRDEEKSRAKERIFSFRSAQHRWDPKNQRPELWNLYNARKRKGESIRVFPISNWTELDVWQYIHLENIPIVPLYFAAPHPVVDRDGTLIMVDDERMPLNPGEQPQMKTVRFRTLGCYPLTGAIESHADTLPAIIQEMLLTTSSERQGRMIDHDAAASMEKKKQEGYF, encoded by the coding sequence ATGAGCCGAGCCGCATCCGTCACAGCTTCGAACGTTACCGTTTCGAGTTCGAACAGACTCACGCATCTGCAGCGCCTCGAGGCCGAAAGCATTCAGATCTTTCGCGAGGTGGTCGCCGAATGCGACAAGCCGGTGATGCTCTACTCCATCGGCAAGGATTCCTCGGTCATGCTGCATCTGGCGATGAAGGCGTTCTATCCCGCGCCGCCGCCGTTCCCGCTGATGCATGTGGACACGACCTGGAAATTTCGCGCCATGTACGAGTTTCGCGACCGCATGGCGCGCGAGGTCGGCATGGAGCTCATCGTGCACGTGAACCCGGACGGCATCGCGCAGCGTATCAATCCCTTCACGCACGGCTCGCAGGTGCACACCGACGTAATGAAGACTCAGGGGCTCAAGCAGGCGCTGGACAAGTATGGTTTCGATGCCGCCTTCGGCGGCGCACGGCGCGACGAGGAAAAATCCCGCGCCAAGGAGCGGATATTCTCGTTTCGCTCCGCGCAGCATCGCTGGGATCCGAAGAATCAGCGCCCGGAGCTCTGGAACCTCTACAACGCACGCAAGAGAAAAGGCGAGAGCATCCGCGTGTTCCCGATCTCGAATTGGACCGAGCTGGATGTCTGGCAATATATTCACCTGGAGAACATCCCGATCGTGCCGCTGTACTTCGCGGCGCCGCATCCGGTAGTCGATCGCGACGGGACGCTCATCATGGTGGACGATGAACGCATGCCTTTGAATCCGGGCGAGCAGCCGCAGATGAAGACCGTGCGCTTTCGCACGCTGGGCTGCTATCCGCTCACCGGCGCCATCGAGAGCCACGCCGACACACTACCGGCGATCATCCAGGAGATGCTGCTCACCACCTCATCCGAGCGCCAGGGCCGCATGATCGATCACGATGCAGCTGCCTCTATGGAAAAAAAGAAGCAGGAAGGGTACTTCTGA
- a CDS encoding TetR/AcrR family transcriptional regulator: MDTAERLFAERGIEAVSLRTINAEAGYSVAALHYHFGTRDGLIRALLERAQPPIFACREQMLIELRAHAEPALERVVAALVRPLSMELIEKGAAGANRLRFLMRLYFDRSPYMADIREQSLKVFQPLLHRALPQLDERILRRRWVLAGELAGHALTNVREHMGIGASAQLRPSELEHFLRELVSFITGGLRAPH, translated from the coding sequence ATGGACACCGCCGAGCGGTTGTTCGCCGAGCGCGGCATCGAGGCGGTATCGTTGCGTACCATCAATGCCGAGGCAGGCTACAGTGTAGCGGCGTTGCATTATCATTTCGGGACGCGTGACGGTCTGATTCGCGCCTTGCTCGAACGCGCCCAACCGCCGATATTTGCGTGTCGGGAGCAGATGCTGATCGAACTGCGCGCGCATGCCGAACCGGCGCTCGAGCGTGTCGTTGCAGCCCTGGTGCGGCCGTTGAGCATGGAGCTGATCGAGAAAGGCGCTGCCGGCGCCAACAGGCTGCGCTTTCTTATGCGGTTGTATTTCGACCGTTCGCCCTACATGGCGGATATACGCGAACAAAGCCTGAAAGTGTTTCAGCCGCTGCTGCACCGCGCGCTGCCGCAGCTCGATGAACGTATCCTCAGGCGTCGTTGGGTGCTTGCCGGCGAACTCGCCGGACATGCGCTCACCAATGTCAGGGAGCATATGGGTATCGGCGCGAGCGCACAGCTCAGGCCTTCCGAGTTGGAACATTTCCTGCGCGAACTGGTGAGCTTCATTACCGGCGGATTGCGTGCGCCTCATTAA
- a CDS encoding long-chain-acyl-CoA synthetase: MQKNTAVPREVTLQRMMRGFSLVADYRRDQDYTVADRLEERANDAGERPFIIFEGRTVTFGEMNALANRVAHAALAAGLKRGDVVALMMDNRPEFLMVWLGLAKVGIITALLNTSARDQVLKHALGQTRARALIFGAECAGHIATLAQAERPEMLFESSHPEVNSAGPSRLVPAPSLEAAMNAASPENPPHRARAGLTFGDTLYYIFTSGTTGLPKAAIMSHLRFVNAGEVIGGIWQLGPDDVLYNVLPLFHGAGGMVVVSAALRFGVPIVLRRKLSVSEFWNDIRRHKVTAMYYIGEICRYVANQPPRPDDRDHTLRKLAGAGLRPDVWRQFLDRFGVEMIIEGLGATEANYGISNVDNKIGSIGRLPYPDMTNMRVIRYDVETGDYVRHPDGTLVRCKAGEIGELIGEVLDGPGAAGMFEGYTSAEATEAKLLRDVFKPGDRWVRSGDLVRFDEDDYFYFVDRMGDTFRWRGHNVSTEEVAEVLAQFPGPASVNVYGVRVTGEEGRAGMASLTYLDPSHFDPAAFHEFAAERLATYAVPLFVRISREADLTSTFKLRKVDLQREGYDPQRTVDALYVRDASAGTYVPLTDQNLDALGILPFAGD, from the coding sequence ATGCAGAAAAATACCGCCGTTCCCCGAGAAGTGACCCTGCAACGCATGATGCGCGGCTTTTCTCTGGTTGCGGACTATCGACGGGATCAGGATTACACGGTTGCCGACCGATTGGAAGAGCGTGCCAACGACGCGGGCGAGAGGCCTTTCATCATTTTTGAGGGCCGCACGGTTACCTTCGGCGAGATGAATGCGCTGGCCAATCGCGTAGCGCATGCGGCACTCGCCGCAGGCTTGAAGCGCGGCGACGTGGTCGCTCTGATGATGGATAACCGACCGGAATTTCTCATGGTGTGGCTGGGTCTCGCCAAGGTCGGCATCATCACGGCGCTGCTCAATACCTCGGCCCGTGATCAGGTGCTGAAGCATGCGCTCGGACAGACCCGGGCAAGGGCGCTTATTTTCGGCGCCGAATGCGCCGGACATATCGCGACGCTGGCACAGGCTGAGCGGCCGGAAATGCTCTTCGAGTCCTCCCATCCCGAGGTAAACAGCGCGGGTCCGAGCAGGCTGGTGCCGGCGCCGAGCCTCGAAGCGGCCATGAACGCGGCAAGTCCCGAAAATCCGCCGCACCGCGCACGTGCCGGTCTCACCTTTGGCGACACGCTTTATTACATCTTCACCTCGGGTACCACGGGGCTGCCCAAAGCCGCAATCATGAGCCACCTGCGCTTCGTGAACGCCGGCGAAGTGATCGGCGGCATCTGGCAATTGGGCCCGGACGATGTGCTCTACAACGTGCTGCCGCTCTTTCACGGCGCCGGTGGCATGGTGGTGGTGTCGGCGGCGCTGCGCTTTGGCGTGCCGATCGTGTTGCGGCGCAAGCTGAGCGTCAGCGAGTTCTGGAACGATATCCGGCGTCACAAGGTGACAGCCATGTACTACATCGGCGAGATCTGTCGTTATGTCGCCAATCAACCGCCGCGCCCGGACGATCGTGATCACACGCTGCGCAAACTGGCCGGTGCCGGTCTCAGACCTGACGTATGGCGGCAGTTTCTCGATCGCTTCGGCGTCGAAATGATCATCGAAGGCCTCGGCGCCACCGAAGCCAACTACGGTATTTCCAATGTCGACAACAAGATCGGCTCTATCGGACGTCTACCGTATCCGGATATGACCAACATGCGGGTGATTCGTTACGATGTCGAGACGGGAGATTATGTACGTCATCCGGACGGTACGCTGGTGCGCTGCAAGGCGGGTGAAATCGGCGAATTGATCGGCGAAGTTCTCGATGGACCCGGCGCGGCCGGTATGTTCGAGGGCTACACCTCGGCCGAAGCCACGGAGGCCAAGCTGCTGCGCGATGTTTTCAAGCCCGGGGATCGCTGGGTGCGCTCCGGTGACCTGGTGCGCTTTGATGAGGACGACTATTTTTACTTCGTCGATCGTATGGGTGATACCTTCCGCTGGCGCGGCCACAATGTTTCCACCGAGGAAGTCGCCGAAGTGCTGGCGCAGTTCCCGGGACCGGCGAGCGTCAATGTCTACGGGGTGCGCGTTACCGGGGAGGAGGGCCGAGCCGGTATGGCCTCGCTCACCTATCTCGACCCATCGCACTTCGATCCCGCGGCTTTCCACGAATTCGCTGCGGAGCGGCTGGCGACTTACGCCGTACCGCTGTTCGTGAGAATTTCCCGCGAAGCTGATCTCACCTCGACCTTCAAGCTACGCAAGGTGGATCTGCAGCGGGAAGGTTACGATCCGCAGCGCACCGTCGATGCGCTATATGTTCGCGACGCCAGCGCGGGCACCTACGTTCCGCTCACCGACCAGAATCTGGACGCGCTCGGCATACTTCCCTTCGCCGGCGATTGA
- a CDS encoding acyl-CoA dehydrogenase family protein: protein MYVEYTPEQLDLRREFRAYLAGLMTLEERAQMRRSRESGETYRAVIRRMGQAGWLTPGWPVDYGGRALDPLAQKILLEELWLAEAPFPFVTVNTIGPALIRRGTEQQKRNFLPRIARGEIIFAIGYTEPGAGSDLASLKTRAERDGEHYVISGQKIFTSGAEGADYVWLAVRTDPQAPAHKGITIFVMDTRLPGFSVTPIYTVGDIRTNITFYEKVRVPADMMIGELHGGWQLITEQLNHERVGLAALAYGAMGCFDMTLEWARSTAAPEGARVIDRPWVQLVLAEAYAVLQANAMLGNRVAWEISQGSVRAELAGACKVFSTESYIKVLQLLLDVVGSAGVVKDGSPGAALQARLEREWRSCQINTFGGGATEVLRDMVAQMGLGLPRGR from the coding sequence ATGTACGTTGAATACACGCCCGAGCAGCTGGACTTGCGGCGCGAGTTTCGTGCCTATCTCGCCGGCCTTATGACTCTGGAAGAGCGGGCGCAGATGCGCCGCAGTCGCGAAAGCGGCGAGACCTATCGCGCCGTGATTCGTCGCATGGGCCAGGCCGGTTGGCTGACGCCGGGTTGGCCGGTGGACTATGGCGGCCGCGCCCTCGATCCGCTGGCGCAAAAGATTCTGCTCGAGGAATTGTGGCTGGCCGAGGCGCCGTTTCCCTTCGTCACCGTGAATACCATCGGACCGGCGCTCATCCGCCGGGGTACGGAACAGCAGAAGCGCAACTTCCTGCCGCGCATCGCACGCGGTGAAATCATTTTCGCCATCGGCTACACCGAGCCTGGGGCCGGTTCCGATCTAGCCTCGCTCAAGACCCGTGCTGAACGCGACGGTGAGCACTATGTCATCAGCGGCCAGAAGATCTTCACCAGCGGCGCAGAGGGTGCCGACTATGTCTGGCTCGCCGTGCGTACCGATCCGCAGGCACCCGCGCACAAGGGCATCACTATTTTCGTCATGGATACCCGCCTGCCGGGTTTCTCGGTGACACCGATCTACACTGTGGGTGATATACGCACCAACATCACCTTCTATGAGAAGGTGCGCGTGCCGGCAGATATGATGATAGGCGAGCTGCATGGCGGCTGGCAGCTGATCACCGAGCAGCTCAATCACGAACGGGTCGGGCTGGCGGCGCTGGCCTACGGTGCCATGGGCTGCTTCGATATGACCCTGGAATGGGCGCGTTCCACGGCAGCACCCGAGGGCGCTCGTGTGATCGATCGACCTTGGGTGCAGCTCGTGCTCGCCGAGGCCTATGCGGTGCTGCAGGCCAACGCCATGTTGGGTAACCGCGTGGCCTGGGAGATTTCCCAGGGCAGCGTACGTGCCGAGCTGGCCGGCGCCTGCAAGGTTTTCAGTACCGAAAGTTATATCAAGGTACTGCAGCTATTGCTCGACGTCGTAGGATCTGCAGGAGTGGTGAAGGACGGTTCACCCGGCGCAGCGCTGCAGGCACGACTAGAGAGAGAATGGCGCAGTTGTCAGATCAATACATTTGGTGGCGGTGCGACCGAAGTGCTGCGTGATATGGTGGCGCAGATGGGTCTTGGCTTGCCGCGGGGACGCTGA
- a CDS encoding bifunctional MaoC family dehydratase N-terminal/OB-fold nucleic acid binding domain-containing protein, which yields MSDAETQDWLEKVRALVGREAAPPQTAEDPVNLPMVRRWCEAMGESNPLYLDETLATNTELQGLVAPPAMMDVWTMSHFRPDFSRDGGLLLGFDLVDAAGFTSAVATNLEQEYIRYLRPGDIITQHVKLDGISEQKKTGLGVGHFLTYRYEFTDQQGELVGRMFFRVLKFRPVAQSKDTAAPAAGAPETSKMPHPRPAVTKDGAFFWEGLNQRQLLVRKCASCGRLHHPPGPMCPACQSLEWTTLPCSGRGTIHSFVVVHQPQIPGFQYPLPVALVDLEEGVRVVANLRDIPPEKVRIGMPVEVEFVEVEKDFVIPAFRERRTG from the coding sequence ATGTCCGATGCCGAAACGCAGGACTGGCTGGAGAAAGTGCGGGCATTGGTGGGCCGGGAGGCGGCGCCGCCGCAGACCGCCGAGGATCCCGTCAATCTGCCCATGGTCCGCCGCTGGTGCGAGGCGATGGGCGAGAGCAATCCACTGTATCTTGACGAGACGCTGGCAACCAATACGGAGCTGCAAGGACTGGTTGCGCCGCCGGCCATGATGGACGTGTGGACCATGAGCCACTTTCGGCCCGATTTCAGCCGTGACGGCGGCCTGTTGCTCGGCTTCGACCTCGTGGATGCCGCGGGGTTCACCTCGGCCGTTGCCACCAATCTTGAGCAGGAATACATCCGCTATCTGCGCCCCGGAGATATCATCACTCAACACGTCAAGCTGGATGGCATTTCGGAGCAGAAAAAGACCGGTCTTGGCGTAGGACATTTCCTGACCTATCGCTATGAGTTCACCGATCAGCAGGGTGAACTCGTCGGGCGCATGTTTTTCCGGGTGCTCAAATTCCGTCCGGTAGCTCAGTCCAAGGATACGGCAGCCCCGGCGGCGGGGGCGCCCGAGACCAGCAAGATGCCGCATCCGCGACCGGCGGTCACCAAGGACGGTGCCTTCTTCTGGGAGGGCTTGAACCAGCGCCAGCTCCTGGTGCGCAAGTGCGCCAGCTGTGGACGGTTGCATCATCCACCCGGTCCGATGTGCCCGGCGTGTCAGTCGCTGGAGTGGACGACGCTGCCATGCTCGGGACGCGGCACGATTCACAGCTTTGTCGTGGTGCACCAGCCGCAGATCCCAGGCTTCCAGTATCCCCTGCCCGTGGCGCTGGTCGATCTGGAGGAGGGCGTGCGGGTGGTGGCCAATCTGCGCGATATTCCCCCCGAGAAGGTGCGCATCGGCATGCCGGTCGAGGTCGAGTTCGTCGAGGTCGAGAAGGACTTCGTGATTCCGGCCTTTCGCGAGCGGCGCACGGGCTGA
- a CDS encoding acyl-CoA dehydrogenase family protein, with the protein MNFSYREDQQDLRRLTAQIFDDRLTDDFRRDFSRSGEPYDRSLWRTLAQAGLLGTAIAEAQGGSGLGLTELCLLLEEQGRTLAPVPLLATLVLGALPIQKFGSAAQQTALLPGVASGDLLLTAALEEIGGGDPSRPAVKATASAEGWRLRGVKSCVPYGAQAQAILVTARIGRKSTGVFLIDPQAKGVRIQPQATTSGEPQALVTLSNVRVPAADVLGDIQAGESIVDWIVERGQTALAAQQLGLMAEALRRTATYTGERVQFGRPIGSFQGVQHRLADAYIDVEALRSVYLRAVWALENDLPASAEVAVVKWWAARGGHRVTHTAQHLHGGLGADVDYPIHAFFLHAKQIELALGAAAPMLAKIGTQLASGAVRPLT; encoded by the coding sequence ATGAATTTCAGTTATCGTGAGGACCAGCAGGATCTGCGCCGACTGACAGCGCAGATATTCGATGATCGACTGACGGATGACTTTCGCCGGGATTTCTCCCGCTCCGGCGAGCCTTATGACCGCTCGCTATGGAGGACGCTGGCGCAAGCAGGACTTCTCGGCACGGCGATCGCCGAGGCGCAGGGGGGCAGCGGACTCGGTCTGACAGAACTGTGTCTATTGCTCGAGGAGCAGGGCCGTACGCTGGCGCCTGTGCCATTGCTGGCTACGCTGGTACTGGGTGCGCTGCCCATTCAGAAATTTGGCAGTGCTGCGCAACAAACGGCCCTTCTGCCAGGGGTGGCCTCGGGCGACCTTCTATTGACCGCGGCGTTGGAAGAAATCGGCGGCGGCGATCCATCGCGGCCGGCCGTCAAGGCCACCGCCAGCGCCGAGGGCTGGCGCCTGCGGGGCGTGAAGTCCTGCGTACCCTACGGCGCCCAGGCGCAGGCCATCCTGGTCACGGCACGCATCGGCCGCAAAAGCACCGGGGTGTTCCTGATCGATCCGCAGGCCAAGGGGGTGCGCATCCAGCCACAAGCCACGACCAGCGGCGAACCGCAGGCGCTGGTGACCCTGAGCAATGTGCGGGTGCCGGCCGCCGACGTGCTGGGCGACATCCAGGCGGGGGAATCCATCGTGGACTGGATCGTCGAGCGTGGTCAGACTGCGCTGGCAGCCCAGCAGCTTGGACTGATGGCGGAAGCACTGCGACGCACGGCTACCTATACCGGCGAGCGTGTCCAGTTCGGCCGTCCCATCGGCAGCTTTCAGGGCGTGCAGCACCGGCTCGCCGATGCCTACATCGATGTCGAGGCGCTGCGCTCGGTCTATCTGCGGGCCGTATGGGCACTGGAGAACGACCTTCCGGCCAGCGCCGAAGTCGCGGTCGTCAAATGGTGGGCGGCACGTGGGGGCCATCGTGTCACCCATACCGCGCAGCATCTGCATGGCGGCCTGGGGGCCGACGTCGACTACCCGATCCATGCATTTTTTCTGCACGCCAAGCAGATCGAACTGGCGCTCGGTGCGGCTGCACCGATGCTTGCAAAAATCGGCACGCAACTGGCCAGCGGTGCCGTGCGACCCCTGACCTGA
- a CDS encoding MaoC family dehydratase: MAAQITFDSVQTGQQLPGLSVPITVSLIVAGAMATNDFSLVHHDKAYAQTAGTPDVFMNILTSNGLVQRFVNDWAGPGARIKGVKIRLGAPNFPGDVMQMSGTVASKEVIGKDRIVEIAVSGKNSLGEHVAASVRLALP; this comes from the coding sequence ATGGCTGCCCAGATCACCTTCGACAGCGTGCAGACCGGCCAGCAACTGCCTGGTCTGAGTGTTCCCATCACCGTCTCGCTCATCGTTGCGGGTGCCATGGCCACGAACGATTTCTCGCTCGTGCATCACGACAAGGCGTATGCACAGACCGCGGGAACACCCGATGTCTTCATGAACATCCTGACCAGCAACGGTCTCGTGCAGCGCTTCGTGAACGACTGGGCAGGTCCCGGGGCACGTATCAAGGGCGTGAAGATCCGCCTTGGTGCACCGAATTTTCCCGGTGATGTGATGCAGATGTCCGGAACGGTCGCCAGCAAGGAGGTGATCGGCAAGGACAGGATCGTGGAAATTGCGGTGAGCGGCAAGAACAGCCTCGGCGAGCATGTCGCCGCGAGCGTGCGACTGGCACTGCCCTGA